One window of Tepidanaerobacter acetatoxydans Re1 genomic DNA carries:
- a CDS encoding M24 family metallopeptidase, whose protein sequence is MSWSMAEFEIKVQRVRALMNEVGTSNLLISEPINFLWLTGGRPYVNITSPKSCADLLVTYDKIYLLSSNIEAQRLKNEELDGLPIEVAEYPWWEPGSYDDTLKEIIGSSSIYTDSQIGDKFSELRWELLPEEQERYLETGKCASKILEQVAFSIKPGDTELEVASMIKKVSAGNDFYPFVNLVGADERAYNCRHPLPTKKPIEKYVLLAISGHKYGLMASITRLVHFGKVSEDLRKRHQAVLCVDTAFITATKPGVKVRDIFEIGKTAYEQVGFANEWHYHHQGGMAGYNSREFRATSYCEVTVALNQAYAWNPSIAGTKSEDTILVTEDGPIVLTEVIDYPVTEVEYKGESMYRPDILIR, encoded by the coding sequence TTGAGTTGGTCAATGGCAGAATTTGAGATAAAAGTTCAGAGGGTCCGTGCTCTCATGAACGAAGTTGGAACATCAAATCTATTAATCAGTGAACCGATAAATTTTTTATGGTTAACAGGCGGCAGGCCTTACGTAAATATTACATCACCTAAATCCTGTGCCGATTTATTGGTAACTTATGATAAAATATATCTACTTTCAAGTAATATCGAGGCTCAGAGATTAAAAAACGAGGAGCTGGATGGCCTTCCAATAGAAGTTGCAGAATATCCTTGGTGGGAACCCGGATCATATGATGATACCTTGAAGGAAATAATTGGGAGTAGCAGCATTTATACCGATTCTCAAATAGGCGATAAATTTTCCGAATTGAGATGGGAACTACTTCCAGAGGAACAAGAAAGGTATCTGGAGACCGGAAAATGTGCTTCGAAAATTTTGGAGCAGGTAGCCTTTAGTATAAAACCGGGCGATACTGAATTAGAAGTAGCAAGCATGATAAAGAAGGTCTCGGCAGGGAATGATTTTTATCCTTTCGTAAATCTTGTGGGTGCGGATGAACGGGCTTATAATTGCCGACATCCCCTGCCTACAAAAAAGCCTATTGAAAAGTACGTATTGCTTGCGATCTCCGGTCATAAATATGGCCTCATGGCATCTATTACTCGTCTAGTGCATTTTGGAAAAGTATCCGAAGATTTAAGAAAGCGACATCAAGCAGTGCTGTGTGTTGATACGGCATTTATAACAGCGACAAAGCCGGGTGTCAAAGTTAGGGACATATTCGAAATAGGAAAAACTGCCTACGAGCAGGTAGGATTTGCAAATGAATGGCATTATCATCATCAAGGTGGCATGGCAGGGTACAATTCAAGAGAGTTTAGGGCAACTTCCTATTGCGAGGTAACAGTCGCCTTAAATCAAGCGTATGCATGGAATCCCAGCATAGCGGGAACAAAATCGGAGGATACAATCTTAGTTACTGAAGATGGCCCCATAGTATTAACTGAAGTTATAGACTATCCCGTTACAGAAGTCGAATATAAAGGAGAGTCGATGTATAGGCCGGATATTTTAATTAGGTAG
- a CDS encoding Gfo/Idh/MocA family protein: MEKIRFAIAGCGAIADTHALAISHIEDAKLVAVSSRSVGRAKEFAAKYGCDFYTDFSKMLKRPDIDVINICTPSGLHADMAVEAARSGKHVIVEKPMDVTLEKADEMIKTFEKNKLKLCVVFQRRYEKDMLTAKRIVNEGKLGNICFGGCYIKWYRSQQYYDSADWRGTWKLDGGGVLMNQAIHYIDLLQHFLGPVQEVFANCGTFNHKIEVEDLAVANLKFANGVFGIIEATTNAYPGLMSRIDIYGSNGTMVIENDAITGLHIIGGEDIAGKTEKQGTGANSPAVLFENHKRQFEEMVEAIRTGSDIGVDGKEGRKSLEIILAIYKSSLSGKPVKLPLPDSLFLNEGIRNGFN, translated from the coding sequence ATGGAGAAAATACGATTTGCAATAGCAGGTTGCGGTGCTATAGCAGATACGCATGCACTTGCCATATCCCACATAGAAGATGCAAAATTAGTTGCTGTTTCATCGAGGAGTGTTGGCAGAGCCAAGGAGTTTGCCGCTAAATATGGATGTGATTTCTATACGGATTTTAGCAAGATGTTAAAAAGGCCAGATATTGATGTAATAAATATTTGCACTCCCAGCGGTCTTCACGCAGATATGGCAGTTGAAGCGGCTAGAAGCGGTAAGCATGTTATTGTTGAAAAACCAATGGATGTCACTCTGGAAAAAGCTGATGAAATGATAAAAACTTTTGAAAAGAATAAATTAAAATTATGTGTAGTTTTTCAGCGAAGATATGAAAAAGACATGCTAACAGCTAAAAGAATAGTTAATGAAGGAAAATTAGGCAATATTTGTTTCGGGGGCTGTTATATAAAATGGTACAGAAGTCAACAATATTATGACAGTGCCGATTGGCGAGGAACATGGAAATTGGATGGAGGGGGTGTCCTGATGAATCAAGCCATCCATTATATCGATCTTTTACAACATTTTCTAGGTCCAGTACAGGAAGTTTTTGCAAATTGCGGCACATTTAATCACAAAATTGAAGTAGAAGATTTAGCAGTAGCAAACTTAAAATTTGCCAATGGTGTTTTTGGAATTATTGAAGCTACTACTAATGCATATCCAGGTTTAATGTCCAGAATAGATATATACGGCTCTAATGGGACTATGGTTATAGAAAACGATGCTATAACAGGTCTTCACATAATAGGCGGTGAAGATATAGCCGGTAAAACAGAAAAACAGGGAACTGGTGCGAACAGTCCCGCTGTTTTATTTGAAAACCATAAGAGGCAATTTGAAGAAATGGTTGAGGCAATCCGAACCGGGTCGGATATAGGAGTAGACGGCAAAGAGGGCAGAAAATCCTTAGAGATAATCTTGGCAATATACAAATCATCTCTTTCCGGTAAGCCTGTCAAACTGCCTTTACCGGACAGTTTGTTTTTAAACGAAGGTATCAGGAATGGATTTAATTAG
- a CDS encoding TRAP transporter substrate-binding protein codes for MSLFRSKKFVLLTVCLIVLVLSLSGCGQNGSETDQNSDKQGEVAQEPIVLKLAENQPEDYPTTIGDKEMARIVEEKTNGRIKIEVYAGGQLGDEKSVIEAIQMGGLDFARVNAQPLSDFAKTLRVLSLPYLFENEDHLWKVLNGPIGEEILDTLEESDMIGLTYYDSGTRNFYNSKREVKTPEDMKGLKIRVQQSELMVGLVEAVGASATPMPYGEVYSAIQTGVIHGAENNWPSYDSSSHYEVAKYFTMDQHTMTPEVVVASKATWDKLSDEDKAIIKEAARASQDVQRKAWKEYEEKSIAKVKANGNIITEVEDFKPWQDAVAPLYEKFGADYKDLIEEIKAAK; via the coding sequence ATGTCGTTGTTTCGCTCGAAAAAGTTTGTTTTACTGACTGTGTGTTTGATAGTATTAGTTTTATCGCTTAGCGGCTGCGGCCAAAATGGGTCCGAGACCGACCAAAATAGCGATAAACAGGGAGAAGTTGCCCAAGAACCTATAGTGCTAAAACTTGCAGAGAATCAGCCGGAGGATTATCCTACAACTATCGGCGATAAGGAAATGGCAAGAATTGTTGAAGAGAAGACAAATGGCAGAATCAAGATTGAAGTTTATGCAGGAGGCCAGCTTGGAGATGAAAAAAGTGTAATCGAAGCTATCCAAATGGGTGGCTTAGATTTTGCAAGAGTCAATGCCCAGCCGTTATCCGACTTTGCAAAGACACTTAGGGTGCTATCACTTCCGTATCTATTTGAAAATGAAGACCATCTATGGAAAGTGCTTAACGGACCTATTGGTGAAGAAATACTTGATACCTTGGAAGAGTCTGATATGATCGGCTTAACATATTATGACTCTGGAACCAGAAATTTTTACAACAGTAAGAGAGAGGTAAAAACCCCTGAAGATATGAAAGGCTTAAAAATTCGTGTTCAGCAATCAGAGTTAATGGTAGGTTTGGTTGAAGCTGTCGGAGCCTCAGCAACTCCTATGCCATACGGCGAAGTATACAGTGCCATTCAGACCGGTGTTATACATGGTGCCGAAAACAATTGGCCCAGCTATGATTCCAGTTCACACTATGAAGTTGCCAAATATTTTACTATGGACCAACATACAATGACTCCGGAAGTTGTTGTTGCTTCTAAAGCTACATGGGATAAACTGAGCGATGAAGATAAGGCCATTATTAAAGAAGCAGCTAGGGCATCTCAAGATGTTCAAAGAAAAGCATGGAAAGAATATGAAGAAAAATCCATAGCAAAAGTTAAAGCAAACGGCAACATCATAACTGAAGTTGAAGATTTTAAACCTTGGCAAGATGCTGTTGCACCGCTTTATGAGAAGTTTGGTGCCGACTACAAAGATCTGATAGAAGAGATTAAGGCAGCAAAATAA
- a CDS encoding NAD(P)/FAD-dependent oxidoreductase: MKKNADAVVAGGGVIGTSIAYYLSKKGMEIILLEKDDLASGSSGACDIDIILQSKNPGIHLQLAMESAKMYKTLADELDFDIEYKATGGMILIENEDQLKVMKDFVRRQKEIGLEVKLLSLKEASKIQPGLSPHLVGATYSLLDAHVNPMRLCFAFSRAAKRLGAKVYLGTSVLDIRAENSKVKSVITNRGEIKTNIIINAAGVYAPFIGEMVGLSLPIKPRRGQIIVTESVPKLVMADVLCAKYIAAKYNPNILKESDNPETRLGVGLSLSQTRDGQILIGSTREFVGYNKNTTHEALHAIVNNAVRLVPALRNIHAIRSFAGLRPYTPDGLPLLGPVENVQGFIMAAGHEGDGIALSPVTGKIISDLITEGKTFMDVSELSPSRFGPLLGNENAV, encoded by the coding sequence GTGAAGAAAAACGCTGATGCAGTAGTTGCAGGCGGTGGTGTAATAGGCACTTCTATAGCATACTACCTATCAAAGAAGGGTATGGAAATAATTCTTCTTGAAAAAGACGACTTGGCATCAGGTTCTTCAGGAGCTTGTGATATAGATATAATTTTGCAATCTAAAAACCCGGGTATCCACTTACAGCTTGCTATGGAAAGCGCAAAAATGTATAAAACTTTAGCAGATGAACTGGACTTTGATATAGAATACAAAGCTACCGGTGGTATGATTTTAATCGAAAATGAAGACCAACTAAAAGTTATGAAGGATTTTGTAAGACGGCAAAAAGAGATCGGTCTTGAAGTTAAACTTCTAAGCCTTAAGGAAGCATCGAAGATTCAACCCGGGCTTTCACCGCATTTAGTGGGAGCTACATATAGCTTGCTGGATGCTCATGTAAACCCAATGCGGCTCTGTTTCGCATTTTCTCGAGCTGCAAAGAGATTAGGTGCAAAAGTATATCTTGGCACTTCGGTTTTAGACATAAGAGCAGAAAATAGTAAAGTAAAGTCAGTTATTACTAATAGAGGAGAAATAAAAACAAATATAATTATAAATGCAGCTGGGGTTTATGCTCCATTCATCGGCGAAATGGTGGGCCTTTCACTTCCCATAAAACCCAGAAGGGGTCAGATAATTGTGACGGAGTCTGTACCGAAACTGGTTATGGCGGATGTGCTTTGCGCAAAATACATAGCAGCAAAATATAATCCAAATATACTAAAAGAATCGGATAATCCAGAAACCCGGCTTGGAGTAGGTCTTTCACTGAGTCAGACACGTGATGGACAGATATTAATAGGTTCTACCCGTGAGTTTGTAGGTTATAATAAAAATACTACTCATGAAGCACTTCATGCCATTGTGAACAATGCTGTGCGTTTAGTACCTGCCTTAAGAAATATTCATGCTATCAGGTCTTTTGCAGGTCTTAGACCTTATACTCCTGACGGACTGCCGCTATTAGGACCTGTTGAAAATGTACAAGGCTTTATAATGGCTGCTGGGCATGAGGGCGACGGGATAGCACTTTCTCCGGTTACAGGAAAGATTATTTCTGACTTGATTACAGAAGGCAAAACATTTATGGATGTAAGCGAATTAAGCCCTTCAAGGTTTGGGCCTTTGCTAGGTAATGAAAATGCAGTGTAA
- a CDS encoding ROK family transcriptional regulator, translating to MIYLAKEPGNSKYVKKLNRMSVINTIKKHEPISRQQLAKVTGLTPPTITGIVRELLDMGIVKEVGLDKSRGGRRPVKLRFNPDAGYVMGVEVTRFESFTGTADLKNPPTDFRTLNIDMTEPEIGIKQLSAEIKKIMDEERYIKKTFLGVGVAFPGLLNICEGSVKRSINLGSSWNNFPVKEILENELELPVFIENNSNASALAERWFGGGADCKDLVYINLGEGISAGIVINDRVLQGAQGHAGEIGHMSIQEDGPLCNCGNRGCLESICGIPALVRQAKSELPVIPDDDALKKAWLANNEISIEDIIKSACIKDSYSWELLRQMSVYVGKAIANVINFYNPKIVFIGGKMSVVADYFMDVIKQNIDTHAFPEIVLSTDIEISTLKDKSGVMGACALVLKHLFKSNSDMLEDVQQASYE from the coding sequence GTGATATATTTGGCAAAAGAACCAGGTAATAGTAAATATGTAAAAAAACTGAATAGAATGTCAGTTATAAATACAATAAAAAAACATGAACCTATATCACGCCAGCAGCTTGCAAAAGTTACAGGCCTGACCCCTCCGACTATAACAGGTATAGTTCGTGAATTACTGGATATGGGAATTGTAAAGGAGGTGGGTCTTGACAAATCCAGAGGAGGTCGGCGACCGGTTAAGCTGCGTTTTAATCCTGATGCAGGATACGTTATGGGCGTTGAAGTTACAAGGTTTGAGTCTTTTACAGGTACAGCGGATTTAAAAAACCCTCCCACAGATTTTAGAACGTTAAACATCGATATGACTGAGCCTGAAATAGGCATAAAGCAGTTGTCAGCTGAAATAAAAAAGATTATGGATGAAGAAAGATATATTAAGAAAACTTTTCTCGGAGTTGGGGTGGCTTTTCCTGGTCTGCTGAATATTTGCGAAGGCAGTGTTAAACGTTCAATCAACTTAGGTTCAAGCTGGAATAATTTCCCGGTAAAGGAGATTTTAGAAAACGAGCTTGAACTACCGGTTTTTATAGAAAACAATTCCAATGCATCGGCTCTGGCCGAACGATGGTTTGGAGGAGGAGCTGATTGTAAGGATTTAGTGTATATTAATTTAGGTGAAGGCATAAGCGCAGGGATTGTGATTAATGATCGAGTACTGCAAGGGGCTCAAGGTCATGCGGGCGAAATCGGTCATATGTCAATACAGGAAGATGGTCCTCTGTGCAATTGCGGAAACCGAGGATGCCTGGAAAGCATATGCGGCATCCCGGCATTGGTAAGGCAAGCCAAGTCGGAGTTGCCTGTAATACCTGATGATGATGCATTAAAAAAGGCTTGGTTGGCTAATAATGAAATATCTATAGAAGATATAATAAAGTCTGCATGTATTAAAGATTCATATTCTTGGGAACTTTTAAGGCAAATGTCTGTATATGTAGGTAAAGCGATAGCCAATGTTATAAACTTTTATAATCCCAAAATAGTTTTTATCGGTGGGAAAATGTCAGTAGTAGCAGACTATTTCATGGATGTTATAAAGCAAAACATTGATACTCATGCATTTCCTGAAATAGTGCTTTCTACAGATATAGAAATTTCAACGCTTAAAGATAAATCCGGAGTAATGGGAGCGTGCGCCTTAGTGTTAAAGCATTTATTTAAATCGAATTCAGATATGCTTGAAGATGTACAACAAGCTTCATATGAATAG
- a CDS encoding TRAP transporter large permease — protein sequence MDIPAITLLLGSFITLMLLKIPIAFALGISSVATAYYVGVPVAMMAQALVRGINSFSLLSIPFFILAGEIMGQGGISKQLIKFADVLVGRVRGGLAMVNVLDSTFFGGISGSAVADISSLGSIMIPMMREKGYDNDYSVAITVATSAQAVLIPPSHNMIIYSLAAGGVSVGKLFLGGIVPGLTLSVALLIYTYIVAVKRGYPAERPVPFREALIITRDAFLGLVTALIIVVGVVTGLYTATESAAIAAVYAFIVTFLVYKVPIKVFKNVLIDSLQTLAIVIALIASSSAFGWMLAYLKVPALATEVLLSLSSNKYVILLIINLLLLFLGMIMDMAPLILIATPILLPVVTNVGIDPIHFGILMMLNLAIGLMTPPVGSALFVGCAVGDISVEELTKALIPFYVVMIAVLLLVTYVPAITMFLPNLMMGN from the coding sequence ATGGATATTCCAGCAATTACTTTACTTTTAGGTAGTTTCATCACATTAATGTTACTCAAAATACCTATAGCTTTTGCTTTGGGGATTTCTTCGGTTGCCACTGCCTATTATGTAGGTGTACCTGTGGCTATGATGGCACAAGCTCTAGTAAGGGGGATAAATTCCTTCTCACTACTGAGTATCCCTTTTTTCATTTTAGCAGGAGAAATCATGGGTCAAGGCGGCATATCAAAACAACTTATTAAGTTTGCAGATGTTCTTGTTGGACGTGTAAGGGGAGGATTAGCTATGGTAAATGTGTTAGATAGCACATTTTTTGGCGGGATATCTGGTTCTGCCGTAGCTGACATTTCTTCTCTTGGCTCCATTATGATTCCGATGATGCGTGAAAAAGGTTACGACAACGATTACTCAGTTGCGATAACTGTTGCTACTTCGGCTCAAGCAGTCTTAATTCCTCCAAGCCATAATATGATTATTTATTCGTTGGCAGCCGGAGGCGTATCGGTAGGCAAACTTTTTTTAGGAGGTATAGTGCCAGGTCTAACATTGAGCGTTGCCTTACTGATATATACTTATATAGTTGCGGTAAAAAGAGGCTACCCTGCAGAAAGACCGGTTCCGTTCAGAGAAGCTCTTATAATAACAAGAGATGCATTTTTAGGTCTTGTTACTGCTCTAATAATAGTTGTAGGTGTAGTAACAGGTCTGTACACCGCTACAGAATCTGCAGCTATAGCAGCAGTTTATGCTTTTATAGTAACTTTTCTCGTATATAAAGTACCCATAAAAGTTTTCAAAAACGTTTTAATTGATAGCTTACAGACTTTAGCTATTGTAATAGCGCTTATAGCTTCTTCCAGCGCTTTCGGCTGGATGCTTGCATATTTGAAGGTTCCTGCTCTTGCTACTGAGGTTTTATTATCTCTGTCTTCTAATAAATATGTGATTTTACTAATAATTAACCTATTACTTCTCTTTTTAGGTATGATTATGGATATGGCACCGCTGATTTTAATTGCTACACCTATATTACTGCCTGTAGTAACAAATGTAGGTATAGATCCGATTCATTTTGGAATTTTAATGATGCTAAACCTTGCCATTGGTTTAATGACACCTCCTGTAGGGAGCGCTCTTTTTGTTGGGTGTGCTGTCGGCGATATTAGCGTCGAAGAACTTACTAAAGCCTTAATTCCATTCTATGTAGTTATGATTGCTGTTTTACTCCTGGTAACTTATGTTCCGGCTATAACTATGTTTCTTCCGAATTTAATGATGGGGAATTAA
- a CDS encoding TRAP transporter small permease produces MFKKIDEYFNKFVEYFGMVLLVLMTIIVSWVVFTRYFLGKTPAWGEESALLCMVWFGFLSIALGVRDDTHIAIQVIDKFLTPAQERFLVILKRILIFAFSVFMIVEGFNMSKVATKNYMPGLKLNSSFLYIPVTLGGIAMVYYTITSFIKDKTREETI; encoded by the coding sequence TTGTTTAAAAAAATTGATGAGTATTTTAATAAATTCGTAGAATATTTCGGCATGGTCTTATTGGTATTAATGACAATCATTGTTTCCTGGGTTGTTTTTACCCGCTACTTTTTAGGTAAGACTCCGGCTTGGGGTGAAGAAAGTGCTTTACTTTGTATGGTATGGTTTGGTTTTTTAAGCATAGCTCTAGGTGTAAGAGATGATACGCATATTGCTATCCAGGTCATTGATAAGTTCCTAACCCCTGCTCAAGAGCGTTTTCTAGTCATATTAAAAAGAATTCTGATTTTTGCATTTTCAGTTTTCATGATTGTAGAAGGCTTTAACATGAGCAAGGTAGCAACAAAAAATTATATGCCAGGATTAAAGTTAAATTCTTCTTTTCTATATATCCCAGTTACGCTGGGTGGGATAGCAATGGTTTATTATACTATAACTTCTTTTATTAAAGATAAAACGAGGGAGGAGACCATATAA
- a CDS encoding tagaturonate reductase has translation MVKLNKELLKSDFKFPKDLMVQPFPDDLPERVIQFGEGNFLRAFVDWMFHQMNKQNLFNGRVVVVQPIAQGLVDRLNEQDGLYTLILRGLKDGKPTELKEIISSISRGINPYTQWDEYLKCAENPDIEFVISNTTEAGISYDKNDSLDKKPPISYPGKLTAYLYHRFNHFKGDPTKGMVIIPCELIDRNGDNLKKIILQLSDDWSLPEEFKKWIKDNNIFLNTLVDRVVTGYPKDEIEDILNYLGYEDGLVDTGELFHLWVIEGPKELSERLPFTKAGLNVLWTDDMAPYRTRKVRILNGAHTSSVPAAFLYGLETVGEMMDHEVLGKFARQVIYDEIIPSINLDKNMLTEFADSVVERFQNPYIKHYLISILLNSSSKFKTRVLPSIIEYQQLYSKLPEKLTFSLAALISVYKDGKVEGSEMKARRNKGEFIMKDDLWALEFFEKTWSEFDGSKEAAKKVAETVIANSKMWDQDLNNIDGLTDKVADYLYQITNDGIKATVERLV, from the coding sequence ATGGTAAAACTAAATAAAGAATTATTAAAAAGTGATTTTAAATTTCCAAAAGACCTTATGGTGCAGCCTTTTCCTGATGATTTACCTGAACGGGTTATCCAGTTTGGTGAAGGCAATTTTCTAAGAGCTTTTGTTGACTGGATGTTTCATCAGATGAACAAGCAGAACTTATTTAACGGCCGTGTGGTAGTTGTTCAGCCGATTGCCCAGGGTTTGGTCGACAGGTTAAATGAGCAAGACGGCTTGTATACTCTAATTTTAAGAGGTCTAAAAGATGGAAAGCCTACTGAGCTAAAGGAAATTATAAGTTCGATAAGTCGCGGGATAAATCCTTATACTCAATGGGATGAATATCTTAAATGCGCGGAAAATCCTGATATTGAATTCGTGATTTCCAACACTACTGAAGCCGGTATTTCATATGATAAAAATGATAGTCTTGATAAAAAACCGCCCATTTCCTATCCGGGAAAACTTACAGCATACCTATACCACAGATTTAACCACTTTAAGGGCGATCCAACAAAAGGCATGGTTATTATACCCTGTGAACTTATTGATAGAAATGGCGATAATTTGAAAAAAATTATTTTGCAGCTATCCGATGATTGGAGCTTGCCTGAAGAATTTAAAAAATGGATAAAGGATAATAATATTTTCCTTAACACACTCGTAGATAGAGTAGTAACCGGCTATCCGAAAGATGAGATAGAGGATATCTTAAATTACCTAGGATATGAAGATGGCTTGGTAGACACTGGAGAACTTTTCCATTTATGGGTTATTGAAGGTCCTAAAGAGCTTTCTGAAAGACTTCCCTTTACCAAGGCAGGGCTTAATGTATTGTGGACTGATGACATGGCACCATATAGAACAAGGAAAGTCAGAATATTAAACGGTGCTCATACATCCTCGGTGCCTGCAGCATTCCTATATGGTCTAGAAACTGTTGGTGAGATGATGGATCATGAAGTTCTAGGTAAATTTGCACGGCAGGTTATATATGATGAGATAATTCCTTCTATAAATTTAGACAAAAACATGCTGACTGAATTTGCAGATTCTGTTGTTGAGCGATTCCAAAATCCATATATTAAACATTATCTAATAAGCATACTGCTTAACTCATCATCGAAATTTAAAACAAGGGTATTGCCGTCAATTATCGAATATCAGCAATTGTACAGCAAGCTTCCGGAAAAACTTACATTTTCTTTGGCAGCCTTGATTTCGGTATACAAAGATGGCAAGGTCGAAGGCAGTGAAATGAAAGCACGCCGGAATAAAGGCGAATTTATCATGAAAGATGATTTGTGGGCTCTGGAATTCTTTGAGAAAACATGGAGTGAATTTGATGGTAGTAAAGAAGCTGCTAAAAAAGTAGCCGAAACGGTAATTGCTAACAGCAAGATGTGG
- a CDS encoding (2Fe-2S)-binding protein — MNEEYICRCEEVTRKEIQEAIDDGATTLAGVKRRTRAGMGLCQGRTCQRLVTQMLAKVEDPAEIKPPTSRPPVRAIKIGEIAEEEDE, encoded by the coding sequence ATGAATGAAGAATATATTTGTCGTTGTGAAGAAGTCACGAGGAAAGAAATTCAAGAGGCTATTGATGATGGAGCTACAACTTTAGCCGGAGTTAAGCGCAGAACTCGTGCCGGTATGGGTCTGTGTCAGGGTAGAACTTGCCAGCGCTTGGTTACTCAAATGCTGGCAAAGGTTGAGGATCCGGCTGAAATAAAACCCCCCACCTCCAGACCTCCGGTACGTGCTATAAAAATCGGAGAAATCGCGGAGGAGGAAGATGAGTGA
- the iolB gene encoding 5-deoxy-glucuronate isomerase, producing MEYLYPSKEVAGYSQVVKAGKDLEFCGLGLLKLGANEVCNLKTDDEEAVLVILSGKCNVVVNGKEFNDLGERKDVFSGNPASVYIPIQSSFKVEEAQGFALEAAVVSAKAEKKFEPFVVRPEEVVCNHRGILNYQRDVRDIIVANGEGKVHRIVVGETISCPGQWSSYPSHKHDDYNPPYEAKMEEVYYFKIKPEDGFGIQVMYNDDLSLRKAYMLKDGDTVIIPEGYHPVAAAPGFQVYYLWVMAGDYGRELVPKDDPKLAWLNNVAPLLK from the coding sequence ATGGAATATCTTTATCCTAGCAAGGAAGTAGCAGGCTACAGCCAAGTTGTAAAAGCAGGCAAAGACCTTGAATTTTGCGGATTGGGCTTGCTGAAATTGGGCGCAAATGAGGTATGCAACCTAAAGACAGATGATGAAGAAGCAGTATTGGTTATTTTATCAGGCAAGTGCAATGTAGTCGTAAATGGGAAGGAATTTAACGATCTTGGTGAAAGGAAAGATGTATTCTCCGGTAACCCCGCATCAGTTTATATACCGATTCAAAGTTCATTTAAAGTGGAAGAAGCACAAGGGTTTGCCCTGGAAGCTGCAGTGGTTTCTGCCAAAGCTGAAAAAAAATTCGAGCCTTTTGTGGTAAGGCCGGAGGAAGTGGTCTGCAATCATCGTGGTATTTTAAACTATCAGCGGGATGTCAGAGATATTATCGTGGCAAATGGCGAAGGCAAGGTTCATCGCATAGTAGTTGGTGAGACTATATCCTGCCCCGGACAGTGGTCCAGCTATCCATCTCATAAACATGACGATTATAATCCTCCCTATGAGGCTAAAATGGAAGAAGTGTACTATTTTAAGATAAAGCCTGAAGATGGATTTGGAATTCAAGTAATGTATAATGATGATTTGTCACTAAGAAAGGCATATATGCTAAAAGATGGAGATACAGTTATCATTCCGGAAGGTTATCATCCTGTAGCAGCAGCTCCTGGATTTCAGGTGTATTATCTGTGGGTAATGGCAGGAGATTACGGAAGGGAGCTTGTCCCAAAAGATGATCCTAAATTAGCTTGGCTTAACAATGTAGCTCCATTACTGAAATAA
- a CDS encoding aspartate/glutamate racemase family protein, producing the protein MFDMIVNGGRTNYGEIIGILMLDTKFPRICGDIGNAGTFCFPVRYKKVVGATSQKVVKDADLSLVQPFIEAAKELEREGVSAITTSCGFLAIFQEYLADAVNIPVFSSSLLQVSMVYRMLRKGQSVGIMTASKPHLTKLHFKGAGAADVPTVVYGMEKEEEFPAVFLNQKTTLNISKAEQEMIKVAQTMVSENPDIGAIVFECTNMPPFRNAVQEAVQLPVFDIITLTNYVYNSLRLTANFF; encoded by the coding sequence ATGTTTGACATGATTGTCAATGGCGGCAGAACCAACTACGGTGAAATCATTGGCATACTCATGCTTGATACGAAATTTCCTCGGATTTGCGGAGATATAGGCAATGCAGGTACTTTTTGTTTTCCGGTCAGATATAAAAAGGTAGTTGGTGCTACTTCTCAAAAAGTAGTAAAAGATGCCGACTTATCGCTAGTTCAACCATTTATTGAAGCTGCAAAAGAACTAGAACGAGAGGGCGTATCCGCTATTACTACAAGCTGCGGTTTTTTGGCTATTTTCCAAGAATATCTAGCCGATGCAGTAAATATTCCGGTATTTAGTTCCAGTCTTCTTCAAGTTTCCATGGTTTACCGGATGCTGAGAAAGGGTCAGAGTGTTGGGATAATGACTGCCAGTAAGCCTCATCTTACGAAACTGCATTTTAAAGGAGCAGGAGCTGCCGATGTTCCTACAGTGGTTTACGGTATGGAAAAAGAGGAGGAATTCCCTGCTGTTTTTCTAAACCAGAAAACAACTCTTAACATTTCAAAAGCTGAACAAGAAATGATTAAGGTTGCACAAACCATGGTAAGTGAGAATCCCGATATAGGTGCAATAGTTTTTGAATGTACGAACATGCCGCCGTTTAGAAATGCCGTACAAGAAGCGGTGCAGTTACCGGTCTTTGATATCATCACCCTGACAAATTATGTTTATAACTCACTTAGATTAACAGCTAATTTTTTTTAA